The Apibacter raozihei genome contains a region encoding:
- a CDS encoding NAD kinase, with protein MKVGIYGQVVKEEDQEILVSFFQKLEEKKITILVCDTYIVELYQVLGYKNSNFIPFTKEDGLPLDTELLFTFGGDGTILSAITFIKDSNIPIIGINTGRLGFLATLQKTEILRELPDILEGNYSLSERSLLEVRNNFQDFPPYAINEAAVMRKETTSMVTVDTYVNDVFLNTFWADGLIISTPTGSTGYSLSCGGPIIYPMADIFVITPIAPHNLNVRPFILKDDVSIRLKVHSRSHQYSLSLDSRYHTMNEEDEIVIKRADFKIKIVKYNNYSYYENLRAKLNWGTDSRN; from the coding sequence ATGAAAGTCGGAATATACGGGCAGGTTGTCAAAGAAGAAGATCAGGAAATTCTTGTGTCTTTTTTTCAAAAGTTAGAAGAAAAGAAAATAACAATTTTGGTCTGTGATACCTATATCGTAGAACTATATCAGGTTTTAGGATATAAAAATTCCAATTTTATTCCTTTTACTAAAGAAGATGGCTTACCACTGGATACAGAACTATTGTTTACTTTTGGAGGAGATGGTACCATTTTATCGGCCATAACATTTATAAAAGATTCCAATATACCCATTATTGGAATTAATACAGGTAGATTAGGATTTTTGGCTACTTTGCAAAAAACAGAAATCTTGAGGGAACTTCCGGATATTTTAGAAGGAAATTACAGCCTGAGTGAAAGATCTTTGTTAGAAGTGCGAAATAACTTTCAGGACTTTCCACCTTATGCAATCAATGAAGCAGCTGTAATGAGAAAGGAAACTACATCTATGGTAACCGTAGATACTTATGTAAATGATGTATTTCTGAATACATTTTGGGCTGATGGACTAATAATTTCTACACCTACGGGCTCCACAGGTTACTCTTTAAGTTGCGGAGGACCTATTATTTATCCGATGGCAGATATCTTTGTTATTACTCCGATAGCTCCCCATAATTTAAATGTCAGACCCTTTATACTTAAAGATGATGTAAGTATCAGGCTTAAAGTTCACAGCCGTTCTCATCAGTATTCTTTATCTCTTGATTCCAGATATCACACTATGAATGAAGAAGACGAAATAGTTATTAAGAGAGCAGACTTTAAAATAAAGATTGTTAAATACAACAATTACTCCTATTATGAAAATCTTAGAGCAAAATTGAACTGGGGTACGGATTCAAGAAATTAA
- a CDS encoding CBS domain-containing protein encodes MIITNYLSKNIPLLSENDTVKKAKQIMLDLKLTHLSVLSQGKLLGSISFDIVSNLEDDDFMKDHLIELDNFYLYEYATIFDSLRIFSDNETNSIPVIDAKDKLLGIISEEDVVEELASYPFIAEFGVFMTIATPIQKYSISEVANIVESNNGRILGLLVTNTEEDRTYITLKIAAENISSIGDTFERFGYQISNKYFEDSKNELLKDRFDQLQKFMEV; translated from the coding sequence ATGATTATCACTAATTATTTATCTAAAAATATTCCTCTTTTAAGTGAGAATGATACCGTTAAGAAAGCTAAACAAATTATGCTGGATCTAAAACTTACGCATTTAAGTGTACTTAGCCAGGGTAAATTACTGGGAAGCATTAGCTTTGACATTGTAAGTAATCTGGAGGATGATGATTTTATGAAAGATCATTTGATTGAACTGGATAATTTCTATTTATATGAATATGCAACCATTTTCGACTCACTAAGAATATTCAGTGATAACGAAACTAATAGTATTCCCGTAATAGATGCAAAAGATAAATTATTAGGGATAATATCCGAAGAAGATGTGGTTGAAGAACTAGCATCTTATCCCTTTATTGCAGAATTTGGGGTTTTTATGACAATAGCTACACCTATCCAGAAATATTCAATAAGTGAGGTGGCTAATATCGTAGAAAGTAACAACGGACGTATACTAGGATTGCTGGTAACCAATACAGAAGAAGATCGTACATATATTACGTTAAAAATTGCTGCTGAAAATATAAGTTCAATAGGAGACACCTTTGAAAGATTCGGATATCAGATTTCCAATAAATATTTTGAAGATTCAAAGAACGAATTATTGAAAGATCGATTTGATCAGTTACAAAAATTTATGGAGGTTTAG
- a CDS encoding MmcQ/YjbR family DNA-binding protein: protein MNIEEFRDFCLQLPGTSECFPFDEHTLVFKVMDKVYALTKLNTEDFRVNLKCEPSYALELRDLYSDIQPGYHMNKKHWNTVSFAGGIPDKVLKTLIEHSYKEVEKKLTKKQRSDLQNFG, encoded by the coding sequence ATGAATATTGAAGAGTTCAGAGATTTTTGCCTGCAATTGCCTGGTACAAGTGAATGTTTCCCATTTGATGAGCATACGCTTGTATTTAAAGTTATGGATAAGGTTTATGCTTTAACAAAATTAAACACGGAAGATTTTAGGGTTAATCTGAAGTGTGAACCTTCTTATGCTTTAGAATTAAGAGATTTATATTCAGATATTCAGCCAGGCTATCATATGAATAAAAAACATTGGAATACGGTTAGCTTCGCAGGAGGGATTCCAGATAAAGTATTGAAAACCTTAATAGAACACTCTTACAAAGAAGTTGAAAAAAAATTAACGAAGAAACAAAGAAGTGACCTTCAAAATTTTGGTTAG
- a CDS encoding AraC family transcriptional regulator, which produces MHSKFSTKEEYLKRINIVIDYINNHLDEDIDLKKLASISHFSPFHFQRIMKAFLGEPLGSFIIRTRVETAAQLIRYTNLPLKDIAYRIGYNTPSSLSKIFKQYYGISPIDYRKNKKFTIIKPVRIMENLHLEPQVVSIKPQQIIYIQLFGDYNSLDYCGTWKKLWEYVKENVLFSSDIEHICINYDDPKVTEPDKLRTDCCLTISAHVLPKGEIGVKEMKGGKYLKVRYQGSYKKLGNVYDTIFKYIPDNHLSLRNSYSFEKYLNDPEKVKEEELLTELYIPIE; this is translated from the coding sequence ATGCATTCTAAATTTTCTACTAAAGAAGAATATTTAAAACGGATTAATATAGTTATCGATTATATAAATAATCATTTAGATGAAGATATTGATTTAAAAAAACTGGCAAGTATTTCCCATTTTTCACCCTTTCATTTTCAAAGAATTATGAAGGCCTTTTTAGGTGAACCTCTGGGATCTTTTATTATCCGAACGAGAGTTGAGACTGCAGCTCAATTAATCAGATATACAAATTTACCACTTAAAGATATTGCCTACAGAATCGGATATAATACACCTTCTTCTTTATCGAAAATTTTTAAACAATATTACGGTATTTCTCCAATCGATTATCGAAAAAATAAAAAATTTACAATTATCAAACCCGTTAGAATTATGGAAAATCTACATCTTGAACCACAGGTGGTATCTATCAAACCCCAGCAAATTATTTATATTCAGTTGTTTGGAGATTATAACTCTTTAGACTATTGCGGAACATGGAAAAAACTTTGGGAATATGTAAAAGAAAACGTTTTATTTTCTTCTGATATAGAGCACATATGTATAAACTATGACGATCCTAAAGTAACGGAACCCGATAAATTACGAACTGATTGTTGTCTTACTATTTCAGCTCATGTTTTGCCTAAGGGTGAAATAGGAGTAAAAGAAATGAAAGGCGGAAAGTATTTAAAAGTCCGGTATCAGGGATCATATAAAAAATTAGGAAATGTATATGATACTATATTTAAATATATACCTGATAACCATTTGAGTCTAAGAAATTCATATAGTTTTGAAAAGTATCTTAACGACCCGGAAAAAGTAAAAGAAGAAGAATTGCTGACTGAACTATACATTCCAATTGAATAA
- a CDS encoding D-alanyl-D-alanine carboxypeptidase, protein MLRYVIIVIIVFVNYPVFCQTQFLDSHFTSDFYKNQWVGFNLYDPVENEELYNYQGDKYFIPASNTKIMTLYTGLKILPDSIPSLKYQILHDTLYIAGTGDPTTLEPFFKQRKVIDFLSNQKLPIAVYLDNFNDSKWAPGWSWEDYSEYFSAERSPFPLYGNIVTISSTLNVSPIYFQSLVKKEKHQYFRDFTNNLFYVSTPKTYEIPYITSQDLTLKLIESEINKKVYKTNTFPTGNSNILYSIPSDSLYRRMMLVSDNFLAEQILLMSSLYVNERMNSEVVINHILKKHLSKIPQEPRWVDGSGLSRYNNFSPKDFVYVLNEMYHDIAIERLLSFFPVGGVNGTLKNSYKAKSPYIFAKTGSMGQVFNLSGFIKTKTGRILIFSYMNNNFKHSNSSLKLQMKKIFEYIRDNY, encoded by the coding sequence ATGCTTAGGTACGTAATAATAGTAATAATAGTTTTTGTTAATTATCCGGTATTCTGCCAAACTCAGTTTCTTGATTCTCATTTTACTTCCGATTTTTATAAAAATCAATGGGTAGGTTTTAATTTATATGATCCAGTTGAAAATGAAGAACTTTATAATTATCAGGGAGATAAGTATTTTATACCTGCATCAAATACAAAAATAATGACCTTATATACCGGATTAAAAATTTTGCCGGACTCTATCCCTTCTCTAAAATACCAAATCTTACATGATACTCTATATATAGCAGGTACAGGAGATCCTACAACTCTTGAACCTTTTTTCAAACAAAGAAAAGTCATTGATTTTTTAAGCAACCAGAAGTTGCCGATTGCTGTATATCTGGATAATTTTAATGATTCCAAATGGGCTCCCGGATGGTCCTGGGAAGATTATTCAGAATATTTTTCTGCAGAACGTTCACCTTTTCCTCTCTATGGTAATATTGTGACTATTTCGTCCACTTTAAACGTTTCCCCTATTTATTTTCAATCATTAGTTAAAAAAGAAAAGCATCAATATTTCAGAGATTTTACTAATAATCTGTTTTATGTTTCTACTCCAAAAACGTATGAAATCCCTTATATTACTTCACAGGATTTAACTCTGAAACTTATTGAAAGTGAAATTAATAAAAAGGTTTATAAAACCAATACATTTCCTACAGGAAACTCTAATATTTTATATAGCATTCCTTCGGATAGTTTATACCGAAGAATGATGCTGGTAAGTGATAATTTTTTGGCCGAACAGATTTTACTTATGAGCAGTCTGTATGTAAATGAAAGAATGAATAGTGAAGTAGTCATTAATCATATTTTAAAAAAACATTTATCAAAAATCCCTCAGGAACCTAGATGGGTAGACGGTTCCGGTCTATCCAGATATAATAATTTCAGTCCTAAGGATTTTGTGTATGTGCTAAATGAAATGTATCACGATATTGCTATAGAGCGTTTATTATCATTTTTTCCGGTTGGTGGTGTAAATGGAACATTGAAAAATAGTTACAAAGCAAAATCTCCTTATATTTTTGCCAAAACCGGATCAATGGGACAAGTATTTAACTTAAGCGGATTCATCAAAACCAAAACAGGAAGAATACTTATATTCAGTTATATGAATAACAATTTCAAGCATTCTAACTCTAGTTTAAAATTACAAATGAAAAAAATATTTGAATATATAAGAGACAACTATTAA
- a CDS encoding TonB-dependent receptor: MAKLISALLLLLTTIVQSQTTCTLSLSGSVTDIHTGEGLENAEISLKNTKNQSLYNTYTDAQGTYRLENLCEGTYQAELKHSECKTKVFQVSINRATIRNFSLEHHEKELQNIITVGKAKKQTTTSIENKLTKSQINQYSDTNLGTALTSIAGVNALSTGNNIVKPVIHGLHSSRVPVLNNGIRQEDQQWGVEHAPDIDINIANSISVIKGAGALQYAGDATGGVILIEPKKLTTKDTLMGNLLTSYISNGRGGNISANIEKGWKNGFALRLQGTYKRLGDLSAPDYILSNTGIKENDFSAQLGYHKHNWGVEGFFSFYGTESGILKSAHIGNLENLVNAINSRQPTIINDFTMRIDAPKQKIQHNLAKFDTYYNFDFGKLTFVYGYQFNNRKEYDIRRTEYKNKPSLNLDLTTHDFNLNFDHAEFNGFKGKIGVSYVYQKNFPNAGTGVSPLIPYYEKNNFGIYLMESYKVNQALTLEGGFRYDYQKIDALKFYKKTRWRALGYDKKYSNLIIKDTGLNYLTNPVLEFNGYAATLGAVYKLGAVSDLTVNYSLSSRNPNPSELFSDGLHHSAAAIELGDLELKNEKSNKFIASLNTHLLDYRLNIDFTIHYNYIKDFINQVPTGAEYTIRGAFPVWQYLQTNAEIYGIDVTANYNFIRNFTLGSNFSYLRGNDKKNNIALISMPPVKWVNSLEYKNNKWNNFFAKITSTSVFKQSHYPDYNFSIDIAKNGILVPTLLDISSPPAAYQLFDLATGFTWEVTSHNNLDISLTLRNIFDTSYRDYMNRLRYYADETGRNFILKLQYNF, translated from the coding sequence ATGGCTAAATTAATCAGTGCATTGTTATTGTTGCTTACAACAATAGTACAGTCGCAAACAACCTGTACTTTATCATTATCAGGTTCGGTTACCGATATACATACCGGTGAAGGTTTAGAAAATGCAGAAATAAGCTTGAAAAATACAAAGAACCAGTCTTTGTATAACACCTATACAGATGCTCAGGGAACTTACCGTCTAGAGAATTTATGCGAAGGTACTTATCAGGCAGAACTAAAACATTCAGAGTGTAAAACCAAAGTTTTTCAGGTAAGTATAAATCGGGCAACGATTCGTAATTTTTCATTAGAACATCACGAAAAAGAACTTCAAAATATTATAACCGTTGGAAAAGCGAAAAAGCAAACTACTACTTCAATAGAAAACAAGCTTACTAAAAGTCAAATTAATCAGTATTCTGATACTAACTTAGGTACAGCGTTAACATCCATTGCAGGAGTAAATGCATTAAGTACAGGAAACAATATTGTAAAACCAGTAATTCATGGTTTACACAGCAGCAGAGTTCCTGTATTAAATAACGGAATAAGACAGGAAGATCAGCAATGGGGGGTAGAACATGCACCTGATATTGATATAAATATAGCCAATTCCATATCTGTAATAAAAGGTGCAGGAGCTCTTCAATATGCGGGAGATGCCACGGGAGGAGTTATTTTGATTGAACCTAAGAAACTTACGACCAAAGATACTCTTATGGGAAACCTTTTGACTTCATATATTTCTAATGGTAGAGGAGGCAATATTTCTGCTAATATTGAGAAAGGTTGGAAAAATGGTTTTGCCTTACGTTTGCAGGGAACCTATAAAAGGTTGGGAGATTTATCTGCTCCCGATTATATTTTATCGAACACAGGGATTAAAGAAAACGATTTTTCAGCACAATTAGGCTACCATAAGCATAATTGGGGAGTTGAAGGTTTTTTTAGCTTTTACGGTACAGAATCAGGAATATTAAAGTCGGCACATATCGGAAACCTTGAAAACCTGGTTAACGCCATTAATAGCCGACAGCCGACTATAATCAATGATTTTACTATGCGTATAGATGCTCCTAAGCAAAAAATACAGCATAATTTAGCCAAATTTGATACATATTACAATTTTGATTTTGGTAAACTTACGTTTGTCTATGGGTATCAGTTTAATAACAGAAAAGAGTACGATATCCGTAGAACCGAATATAAAAATAAACCTTCGTTAAATCTGGATTTAACCACTCATGATTTTAATTTGAATTTTGATCATGCTGAGTTTAATGGATTTAAAGGGAAAATTGGAGTATCGTATGTTTATCAAAAGAACTTTCCTAATGCAGGAACAGGTGTAAGTCCACTTATTCCATATTACGAAAAAAATAATTTTGGTATTTACTTGATGGAAAGCTACAAAGTTAATCAGGCATTAACTTTGGAAGGAGGTTTTAGATATGATTATCAAAAAATTGATGCCTTAAAATTTTATAAAAAGACCCGTTGGAGGGCTTTGGGATATGATAAAAAATATTCTAATTTAATTATAAAAGATACGGGATTAAATTATTTAACCAATCCGGTGCTAGAATTTAATGGATATGCAGCAACTTTAGGAGCCGTTTACAAGCTGGGAGCCGTTAGCGATTTAACAGTGAATTATTCATTAAGCAGTAGAAACCCCAATCCTTCTGAGTTGTTTAGTGACGGATTGCATCATTCTGCTGCAGCTATAGAACTGGGGGATTTGGAGTTAAAAAATGAAAAATCCAATAAGTTTATTGCTTCTTTAAACACTCATTTGCTGGATTACAGGTTGAACATTGATTTCACAATTCATTATAATTATATTAAAGATTTTATAAATCAGGTTCCAACAGGTGCTGAATACACAATAAGAGGAGCATTTCCCGTTTGGCAGTATTTGCAGACCAATGCCGAAATTTATGGAATTGATGTAACCGCTAATTATAATTTTATCCGAAATTTCACTTTAGGATCTAATTTTTCATATCTGCGGGGCAATGACAAAAAAAATAACATTGCACTTATTAGCATGCCACCTGTTAAATGGGTCAACTCTTTAGAATATAAAAATAATAAATGGAATAATTTCTTTGCCAAAATTACTTCTACATCCGTATTTAAACAATCCCATTATCCGGATTATAATTTTAGTATAGATATAGCTAAAAATGGAATTTTGGTACCTACTTTATTAGATATAAGTTCTCCGCCGGCTGCATATCAGCTTTTTGATTTAGCAACAGGTTTTACTTGGGAAGTAACTTCTCATAACAATTTAGATATTTCTTTGACTCTTAGAAATATATTTGATACTTCATACAGGGACTATATGAACCGTTTGAGGTATTACGCTGATGAAACGGGGAGAAATTTTATCTTAAAATTACAGTATAATTTTTAA
- the galU gene encoding UTP--glucose-1-phosphate uridylyltransferase GalU, with the protein MKKVKKAIIPAAGLGTRFLPATKALAKEMLPIVDKPTIQFIVEEAINSGIEDILIVTGKGKRPIEDHFDSNPELENNLREKNKTELLELVEETTGLNLHFIRQSHPKGLGHAVLMAKAFVGNEPFVVMLGDDLMQDEVPLTKQLIDDYEKIHAPTIAVMEVPKEETSKYGIIAPEHSVEEGLYNVQKFVEKPKPEDAPSNLAIIGRYLLTPQIFEILESQKPGAGGEIQLTDAIDTLNKTQRVFARVFKGTRYDVGDKFGFLKTSIQYGLKHPEVKDNLHDYILELAKELEKSEEKKSKKQLVKESK; encoded by the coding sequence ATGAAAAAAGTAAAAAAGGCAATTATACCTGCTGCCGGTTTAGGTACAAGATTTTTACCTGCAACAAAGGCATTAGCAAAAGAAATGCTTCCGATTGTAGATAAGCCTACCATTCAGTTTATTGTGGAAGAGGCTATCAATTCGGGTATAGAAGATATATTAATAGTTACCGGAAAAGGCAAACGTCCTATAGAAGATCATTTTGATTCAAACCCTGAGTTAGAAAATAACCTAAGAGAAAAAAATAAAACCGAATTACTAGAATTGGTAGAAGAAACTACAGGTTTAAATTTACATTTCATTAGACAATCTCATCCCAAAGGTTTAGGACACGCGGTTTTAATGGCTAAAGCATTTGTAGGTAACGAACCTTTTGTAGTAATGCTGGGAGATGATTTAATGCAGGATGAGGTACCTTTAACGAAACAGTTGATCGATGATTATGAAAAAATTCATGCTCCAACTATAGCGGTTATGGAAGTTCCTAAAGAAGAAACATCTAAATATGGAATTATAGCTCCTGAACATTCAGTAGAAGAAGGTTTGTATAATGTACAAAAATTTGTTGAAAAACCTAAACCAGAAGATGCTCCCAGTAATTTGGCTATTATTGGACGCTATCTGCTGACTCCTCAAATATTTGAAATTCTTGAAAGTCAGAAGCCCGGTGCAGGTGGAGAAATTCAACTTACTGATGCCATAGATACTTTAAACAAAACACAAAGAGTATTCGCTCGTGTTTTCAAAGGAACCCGCTATGATGTAGGAGATAAATTCGGTTTTTTAAAGACCAGTATACAATATGGATTAAAACATCCGGAAGTCAAAGATAATCTTCACGATTATATCCTAGAACTAGCTAAAGAGCTTGAAAAATCTGAAGAAAAAAAATCTAAAAAACAGCTTGTAAAAGAAAGTAAATAA
- a CDS encoding ABC transporter permease — protein sequence MYTSLIAISIATCAMFVILSVFSGLESFNIRLFSDVNPDLKILPASGKLLNNIQKIEAVLKSEKDIQTFTKVIQEKVYVLYNDKDEIAYLKGVDSNFLNVVKIDTCFQAGKFPDPLREDEAAFGTALAYRLGMPIDNEAYSSLYMPKPGRGVLTIDNAFEKTQVHMTGIFALNDQYENYIFVPIQVSQKLLNLPPESAFSIEIKTKTRDVKSIQSRLKSELGNQYQVLTRQEQDASFLKMMKVEQLFIYLIFILVIIIASFNMAGAIIIIILDKKHQSKSLISLGYSRKGLKKLFFTIGIIITVSGVLLGIILGTVLTWLQADYSLVMANSFMPFPVKFDSYNYLIVISTVLFIGLLVSFLSSRKLTFK from the coding sequence AGCTTTAATATCAGATTATTCAGTGATGTTAATCCCGATTTGAAAATACTACCGGCTTCCGGTAAGCTATTAAATAATATACAGAAAATAGAGGCTGTTTTAAAATCAGAAAAAGACATTCAAACTTTTACAAAAGTAATTCAAGAAAAAGTTTACGTTTTATATAACGATAAAGATGAAATAGCCTATTTAAAAGGTGTAGATTCTAATTTTTTAAATGTTGTTAAAATAGATACCTGTTTTCAGGCAGGTAAATTTCCTGATCCTTTGCGTGAAGACGAGGCTGCTTTTGGAACTGCTTTGGCATACAGACTGGGAATGCCGATTGATAATGAAGCTTATTCTTCATTGTATATGCCCAAACCGGGTAGGGGTGTGTTGACTATAGATAATGCATTTGAGAAGACACAGGTACATATGACCGGAATTTTCGCACTCAATGATCAATACGAAAACTATATTTTTGTTCCTATTCAAGTATCTCAAAAATTACTGAATTTACCTCCTGAAAGTGCTTTTTCCATTGAGATCAAAACAAAAACCAGAGATGTTAAGTCTATTCAGTCAAGATTGAAATCAGAATTAGGCAATCAGTATCAGGTTTTAACACGTCAGGAGCAAGATGCTTCTTTTCTGAAAATGATGAAAGTTGAGCAATTATTTATTTATCTTATTTTTATACTGGTCATTATCATTGCATCCTTTAATATGGCAGGAGCTATAATTATTATTATTTTAGATAAGAAACATCAGTCAAAATCATTAATATCTCTCGGATACAGTCGAAAAGGATTGAAAAAACTTTTCTTTACAATAGGAATTATCATAACTGTATCTGGTGTTCTTTTAGGAATTATTTTAGGTACTGTACTAACCTGGCTTCAGGCAGATTATTCTTTAGTCATGGCTAATTCATTTATGCCTTTTCCCGTTAAGTTTGATTCTTATAATTACTTGATTGTGATTTCAACGGTTTTATTTATTGGTTTACTGGTCTCATTTTTATCATCCAGGAAGTTAACTTTTAAATAA